From Candidatus Wallbacteria bacterium, one genomic window encodes:
- a CDS encoding RluA family pseudouridine synthase: protein MEKKFEIVFEDNQLIVIDKNHGIPVIEERNFNGQDCLRKILDQDFGKIYIVHRLDAGTGGLLVLAKTAEAHRSLCLQFERNQVRKRYLALAAGIIARPFTLILPVSLRNNQGRYKVNFKSGKPAVTSFYPLSHSGVCTLLEVELHTGRTHQIRVHLRAVGHPLCQDFLYHEKIEDKRLTLFSRYLSFTHPATGKFLEFKIKPGDFFIEYCEKMGIPNPF from the coding sequence ATGGAAAAAAAGTTTGAAATAGTTTTCGAAGACAATCAGCTGATTGTGATTGATAAGAATCACGGAATTCCAGTGATAGAGGAGCGCAACTTTAACGGGCAGGACTGTCTCAGAAAGATTCTGGACCAGGATTTCGGTAAAATCTACATTGTCCACCGCCTTGATGCAGGCACCGGCGGATTACTCGTGCTGGCTAAGACAGCGGAAGCTCACAGGTCGCTCTGCCTTCAGTTTGAAAGGAATCAGGTCCGGAAAAGATACCTGGCACTGGCAGCAGGCATCATTGCCCGCCCATTCACCTTGATACTCCCTGTTTCTCTCCGTAACAACCAGGGCCGGTATAAGGTGAATTTCAAGAGTGGAAAACCTGCTGTGACCTCCTTTTATCCGCTTTCACACAGCGGTGTCTGCACCCTGCTCGAGGTCGAACTGCACACCGGCCGCACCCACCAGATCAGAGTCCATTTGCGCGCCGTCGGGCATCCCCTCTGCCAGGATTTCCTCTACCACGAGAAGATTGAAGACAAGCGGTTGACCCTTTTTTCCCGCTACCTTTCATTTACCCATCCTGCAACAGGAAAGTTCCTGGAATTCAAGATTAAACCCGGGGATTTTTTCATTGAGTACTGTGAAAAGATGGGAATACCAAATCCTTTTTGA
- a CDS encoding HD domain-containing protein, with protein sequence MRIIERRKDSKKIDPDLIKQNSCLAEELTLCREKLAALSRITEIIDKKLYLQTIFNEIIENAPLLADNYYELVKKMITILQRLFDFQIGTLVFREKKEIFFFDNENRAENAYSHARKILEERMDLTGYNFLEILEAKSAKNKIPSLTMREEHLKSQDKDFGSLIFFFCGETPDDFEKSFSLVCQALGLVFSNSFMYEKNRKYQYYLSKQLELFRNLYESSLLFAEEGDLDGKLSAILRRAMEEVSGNGGTILLADERENCLQIRIMEGSDLKDPFLNIRQGGIPGQVFSSGEPLILYHPQVKDDLKCRKFTTQTVNFSEISLRGRWKNARTLMCVPLKSREKTLGVVSVIGRDRIFSDNEVEVLVLYASLLAQIYDNHRLYESNARQINLLSCLNNISAACMRLSREEEIINFALKKLKDAIPARVAAVIRINRSRVKITYALYHSEISPAVQNRIKKTLVEILRRPETDLVFERSKKLKLYQSAKDITLDRVKSTYIIPMSIQGKICGALGIFSDRTHAFSIEEIEFINSLSTQLNMSLFNTRAFQNIQENYFNTVSVLAAAIDAKDHITHRHSENVMKISVSIAEGLKLSAVEIENIKFAALLHDIGKIGIDDLILRKKGILNSQERKIIETHPRLGTSIIQGINLFRSIIGITYHHHERYDGTGYPDGLSGTDIPLGARIIAVADAFDAMTTPRPYRKPIRKEQAVREIINNSGTQFDPIVVRAFVRQLRTRKTIRRQAVNLLSPEFINSIEDF encoded by the coding sequence ATGAGGATTATTGAACGGCGCAAAGACAGTAAAAAAATCGATCCGGATCTGATAAAACAGAACAGCTGCCTGGCCGAAGAACTGACGCTCTGCCGGGAGAAGCTTGCAGCGCTTTCCAGGATCACAGAGATCATCGATAAGAAACTCTATTTACAGACCATCTTCAACGAGATCATCGAAAACGCTCCCCTCCTGGCCGATAATTATTATGAACTGGTCAAAAAAATGATCACCATCCTGCAGCGTCTATTCGATTTTCAGATCGGTACATTGGTCTTCCGGGAAAAAAAAGAAATTTTCTTCTTTGATAACGAAAACAGAGCTGAAAATGCATACTCGCATGCCAGAAAAATTCTTGAGGAACGGATGGACCTCACAGGGTACAATTTTCTGGAAATACTGGAAGCCAAGTCTGCAAAAAATAAAATCCCCAGCCTTACCATGCGTGAAGAGCACCTGAAAAGCCAGGACAAAGACTTCGGCAGCCTGATCTTCTTTTTTTGCGGAGAGACCCCCGACGATTTTGAAAAGAGTTTCTCGCTGGTATGCCAGGCTCTGGGACTTGTATTCTCCAATTCGTTCATGTACGAAAAAAACCGTAAATACCAGTATTATCTCAGTAAACAGCTGGAGCTGTTCCGCAACCTCTATGAATCCTCTCTTCTATTTGCCGAAGAAGGAGACCTGGACGGGAAATTATCAGCGATCCTGCGACGTGCAATGGAAGAGGTTTCCGGCAACGGCGGCACCATCCTGCTTGCAGATGAACGGGAAAACTGCCTGCAGATCAGAATCATGGAAGGCTCAGATTTGAAGGACCCTTTCCTGAACATTCGACAGGGAGGCATACCAGGTCAGGTGTTTTCTTCAGGTGAACCGCTGATCCTCTACCATCCCCAGGTCAAGGATGACCTCAAGTGCCGCAAGTTCACCACTCAGACCGTGAATTTTTCAGAGATCAGTTTGCGTGGCCGCTGGAAAAATGCCCGCACACTGATGTGTGTCCCATTGAAAAGCCGGGAAAAAACACTTGGAGTCGTCAGCGTAATCGGACGCGACCGGATTTTCTCGGATAATGAGGTGGAAGTGCTGGTGCTGTATGCCAGCCTGCTGGCCCAGATTTACGACAACCACCGGCTCTATGAAAGCAACGCCAGACAGATCAATCTGCTCTCCTGCCTGAACAACATTTCAGCAGCCTGCATGCGCCTGTCCAGAGAAGAAGAAATCATCAACTTCGCTCTTAAAAAACTCAAGGATGCAATCCCGGCCAGGGTAGCCGCGGTGATCAGAATAAACCGATCCAGGGTAAAAATCACCTATGCCCTCTACCACTCAGAAATCTCTCCCGCAGTCCAGAACAGGATCAAGAAAACCCTGGTTGAGATCCTGCGCCGCCCCGAGACAGACCTGGTCTTCGAACGGTCGAAGAAACTGAAGCTTTATCAGTCTGCGAAAGACATTACTCTTGACCGGGTCAAGAGCACCTATATCATCCCCATGTCAATCCAGGGGAAAATCTGTGGCGCGCTCGGGATATTCAGCGACAGAACCCACGCCTTTTCCATCGAGGAGATTGAATTCATCAATTCACTTTCCACGCAGTTGAACATGTCTTTATTCAATACCAGAGCATTTCAGAACATCCAGGAAAATTACTTCAATACAGTCTCGGTGCTTGCGGCTGCTATCGACGCCAAAGATCATATCACTCACAGGCATTCCGAAAACGTGATGAAAATCTCAGTGTCAATTGCCGAAGGCTTGAAACTCTCCGCGGTCGAAATTGAAAACATCAAATTCGCTGCTCTCCTGCATGACATCGGTAAGATCGGCATTGATGACCTGATTCTGAGAAAAAAGGGAATTCTGAACAGCCAGGAACGCAAGATCATCGAAACCCACCCTCGCCTAGGAACAAGTATCATCCAGGGCATCAACCTGTTCCGGAGCATCATCGGCATCACCTATCATCATCATGAGAGGTACGATGGAACCGGTTATCCGGATGGACTGTCAGGAACAGACATTCCATTAGGTGCAAGAATCATCGCGGTCGCTGACGCGTTCGATGCCATGACCACACCGCGGC
- the rpsT gene encoding 30S ribosomal protein S20 produces the protein MSRVSKSNVKRIRQNSKRRAENKTTLSTMKTQIKKFLTAAEEKADNLSELYRQTVRVIDKTASTGIIHKNNAANKKSKLSKKVTPSAESAKPAKVAKTAKIPKAEKTA, from the coding sequence ATGTCAAGAGTATCCAAATCAAATGTCAAGCGCATCAGGCAGAATTCCAAGAGACGTGCTGAAAACAAGACCACTCTTTCAACCATGAAGACACAGATCAAAAAATTTCTGACTGCTGCCGAGGAAAAGGCTGATAATCTTTCTGAGCTTTACAGGCAGACCGTGCGTGTGATCGATAAAACCGCCAGCACGGGAATTATCCATAAGAATAATGCAGCCAACAAAAAATCCAAACTCAGCAAGAAGGTGACTCCTTCCGCTGAGTCTGCAAAACCGGCCAAGGTTGCAAAGACTGCTAAGATCCCCAAGGCTGAAAAAACTGCCTGA
- a CDS encoding SpoIIE family protein phosphatase produces MENNFARVKDLKTSIQKISRIHHFHQELNYCYTAKDAQYLLFKTLNELYNPAYIFFVIRETNFVYIINSSLSDESTLYYFNIFKSELKTYLGEVPAGSEERIPKEGDTEREVIQSSFTIPIRCENQNLGMLSLGHLQFSFFSEEDIELVVLLCDNLAHKLKNILLREELNRKNHELVELNQQLSKKVSKLSTLHSISREIGSSLSSDEICSMVLHTLNATPGISAVIDNFSILAANHPEQKQLILDTESSKKPFFLADQSQEKNQIIACLPLPQSGTSGEMILVSALESGIVLPQDEREFIELLSQQVTQSLLKARYYEDSRKLNLEQELKLATFFNLSEILSSLFNTGELLKKMVEIINRIMPVESCSLMLVEKDKLVIKAALGLPEELIGKSMLKIGEEISGWVAATGQELLVQDIESDKLFKKISIQKYLTGSLIAVPVRTQKAVIGVINVNNKKNGEPFTESDLRLLKTLASTLALVVENSALYQEHLEKQNLEEQLKIAWNIQQSCLPKGPLPGFTDSLAADSLPAKIVGGDYYDYFELGPDRIALTIADVSGKGIPAALLMIMLRTILRVLNLPALSASKVLSSINKLLVADIDPYHFITMQYAIIDYKASKIRISNAGHEPLLIFHRDSGAVEEILLEGVPLGIGSNYEFKETELPLNRGDLLVFYTDGVTETLNPEKKFWQRENLKIAVKKYAGLPVSGILDNIISELRCYGGNGPQHDDLTLLIFKV; encoded by the coding sequence TTGGAAAACAACTTCGCCAGAGTCAAGGATCTAAAAACCAGTATCCAGAAGATTTCCAGGATTCACCATTTCCATCAGGAACTGAACTACTGCTATACAGCCAAAGACGCCCAATATCTGCTCTTCAAGACTCTCAACGAGTTGTACAATCCGGCCTATATCTTTTTTGTAATCCGGGAGACCAATTTCGTCTACATCATCAACAGCTCTCTCTCCGATGAATCTACTCTCTACTATTTCAACATTTTCAAAAGTGAGTTGAAGACTTACCTGGGTGAAGTGCCGGCAGGATCCGAGGAGCGGATCCCCAAGGAAGGCGATACGGAACGCGAAGTCATTCAATCGTCTTTCACGATTCCAATTCGCTGTGAAAACCAGAATCTGGGTATGCTCTCTCTTGGGCATCTGCAGTTCTCGTTCTTCTCAGAAGAAGACATTGAACTGGTCGTTCTGCTGTGCGACAATCTGGCTCATAAGCTGAAAAACATTCTGCTGCGTGAGGAGCTGAATCGGAAAAATCATGAGCTGGTTGAATTGAATCAGCAGCTTTCAAAAAAAGTTTCAAAACTTTCAACCCTGCACTCGATCAGCAGGGAAATCGGGAGCTCCCTCTCGTCTGATGAGATTTGCTCGATGGTTCTTCACACCCTCAACGCCACCCCTGGGATATCTGCAGTAATCGACAATTTTTCAATCCTGGCTGCAAATCATCCAGAGCAGAAACAGCTCATACTTGATACCGAATCCTCAAAAAAGCCCTTTTTTCTGGCAGATCAATCACAGGAAAAGAATCAGATAATAGCCTGCCTTCCTCTGCCGCAGTCAGGGACTTCAGGGGAAATGATTCTGGTCTCGGCTCTAGAATCAGGTATAGTACTGCCGCAGGACGAACGTGAATTTATAGAGCTTTTATCACAACAAGTTACACAGTCACTTCTGAAAGCCAGGTATTACGAAGATTCCAGAAAACTGAATCTGGAACAGGAGCTTAAACTGGCCACTTTCTTCAATCTCTCTGAAATTTTGTCTTCACTTTTCAATACTGGAGAACTGTTAAAAAAGATGGTGGAAATAATCAACCGCATCATGCCGGTAGAAAGTTGCTCGCTGATGCTGGTGGAAAAAGATAAACTGGTGATCAAAGCGGCACTCGGGCTCCCCGAAGAATTGATCGGAAAATCCATGCTCAAAATCGGAGAGGAGATTTCCGGCTGGGTCGCCGCTACCGGACAGGAACTTCTGGTGCAGGACATCGAAAGCGACAAGCTCTTTAAAAAAATCAGCATCCAGAAGTATCTCACCGGATCACTGATTGCAGTGCCGGTCAGAACGCAGAAGGCAGTGATCGGAGTGATCAATGTAAACAACAAAAAAAACGGAGAACCCTTTACCGAAAGCGATCTGAGGCTTCTCAAGACTCTCGCCTCGACCCTCGCCCTTGTGGTGGAAAATTCGGCCCTGTACCAGGAACACCTGGAAAAACAGAATCTTGAAGAACAATTGAAGATCGCCTGGAACATCCAGCAGTCATGCCTTCCGAAAGGTCCGCTCCCTGGATTTACTGATTCTCTGGCTGCTGATTCCCTTCCTGCCAAAATCGTGGGAGGAGATTACTATGATTATTTCGAACTCGGACCGGACAGGATTGCGCTTACCATCGCTGATGTCTCCGGAAAAGGAATCCCCGCTGCCCTTCTGATGATCATGCTGCGCACGATCCTCCGTGTTTTGAACCTGCCTGCACTCAGCGCCAGCAAAGTGCTGTCTTCAATCAACAAACTGCTGGTGGCCGACATTGACCCCTATCATTTCATCACCATGCAGTATGCAATCATCGACTACAAGGCTTCGAAGATCCGGATCAGCAACGCAGGCCATGAACCTTTGCTGATTTTTCATCGTGATTCAGGAGCAGTTGAAGAAATCCTGCTGGAAGGCGTGCCGCTCGGGATCGGCAGCAACTATGAATTCAAGGAAACCGAATTGCCCCTCAACAGGGGGGACCTGCTGGTATTTTATACCGACGGTGTGACTGAAACGCTCAACCCTGAAAAAAAATTCTGGCAGCGTGAAAACCTGAAGATCGCTGTAAAAAAATATGCCGGTTTGCCTGTTTCCGGAATTTTGGATAACATTATCTCCGAACTCCGTTGTTACGGCGGCAATGGACCACAACATGACGACCTGACCCTTTTGATATTTAAAGTATGA
- a CDS encoding RNA-binding protein: protein MQTCKLYVGNIPYSTTNSELNELFSRFGTVKEVKVIEGKGFAFVEMAEIAQAEEAKNNLNNQDFKGRTLRIDEARPRESRPPRRDGEGGGGGYKRDRY from the coding sequence ATGCAGACCTGCAAACTCTATGTAGGGAATATCCCTTATTCCACTACAAACAGCGAACTGAACGAGCTTTTTTCCAGGTTCGGTACGGTAAAAGAAGTCAAAGTCATCGAGGGAAAAGGGTTTGCCTTTGTGGAGATGGCTGAGATTGCCCAGGCCGAAGAAGCCAAGAACAACCTCAACAACCAGGATTTCAAAGGCAGGACGCTGAGGATCGATGAGGCGAGACCGAGGGAATCCAGACCCCCGAGAAGAGATGGAGAAGGCGGCGGGGGCGGATACAAGCGCGACAGGTATTAA
- a CDS encoding AAA family ATPase, producing the protein MCHLKEIHLKNDVSELEYPFSIPVVRTLEKLELQSAVTFFVGENGSGKSTLLEALAAAAELPAVGSADIESDDSMIPARRLASNLTLSWKKRVRKGFFMRAEDFFGFVKKVSGLKNELEEYGRDFDKKYKGWGLKLAKGAVSTGALTAKYGENPDARSHGESFLQLFESRLKPDGLYLLDEPEAPLSPQRQLSLMVMIHDSLSKGCQFIIATHSPVLMAFPGAVIYNFDDLPLKATAYENLEHVNFTRNFLNHPENYLRHLFK; encoded by the coding sequence ATGTGTCATCTCAAGGAAATCCATCTGAAGAACGATGTGTCTGAATTAGAGTATCCTTTCAGCATTCCTGTGGTCCGTACCCTGGAAAAGCTGGAATTACAATCAGCAGTGACTTTTTTTGTGGGTGAAAATGGATCCGGAAAATCCACGCTTCTGGAAGCACTCGCAGCTGCCGCTGAACTTCCGGCAGTGGGGAGTGCTGATATCGAAAGCGATGATTCAATGATCCCGGCTCGCAGATTAGCCTCAAACCTGACACTTTCCTGGAAAAAGCGGGTCAGAAAAGGTTTTTTCATGAGAGCGGAAGATTTCTTTGGATTCGTGAAAAAAGTGAGCGGATTGAAGAACGAACTGGAAGAATATGGACGAGATTTTGATAAGAAATACAAAGGATGGGGACTCAAACTGGCGAAAGGCGCTGTCAGTACCGGTGCTCTTACTGCAAAGTACGGTGAAAACCCGGACGCCAGATCACATGGAGAATCTTTTCTTCAGCTGTTCGAGTCACGCCTGAAACCCGACGGCCTATATCTGCTGGACGAGCCGGAAGCGCCTCTTTCCCCGCAGCGGCAGCTTTCACTGATGGTGATGATTCATGATTCTCTGTCAAAAGGCTGCCAGTTCATCATTGCCACACATTCTCCCGTACTGATGGCATTTCCAGGAGCTGTAATTTATAATTTCGACGACCTTCCCCTCAAAGCGACCGCCTATGAAAATCTGGAGCATGTAAATTTCACCCGTAACTTTCTCAACCATCCTGAAAATTACCTCAGGCATTTGTTCAAGTAA
- a CDS encoding sensor domain-containing diguanylate cyclase: MNKTNTFETNQELYGMAGLSISDDDRLRELNEKLNLLFKIGQKIGEFTNLSELFQKLLDSVCEVLNTEFGSIMLWNSKRRSLKIVAARGLSERVVADTEIHEGEGIAGMVFEKKTPLWVPNIQSDPYFQQYMKSGRENLTQSFLSAPIIFKDEALGVINLNNKKNGDFDREDLNLLTFLASQLAIVIKNTYMLEDSRSKAAENKVLFRLSEALNSSLDFEKNITRFFKLLARNLKLEEVGIALFHKDKKNYKFEFGYRMNSQLFQIFLKRIFLSDSQNYFFNVDDQADNKKYLYFQPLKYEDEILGIFVFTKYYHDNFTTFYDLSFIRALANQISVILKKEELTRKGKEDSSYLKQVNGFIKTISLNSFNLNTIVSEMIKILHRLYSVEGIGIYLGQEANSISIYSNTGQHDQISQLMRDKYLSANFPKDSYENSALQSYGPENTVQKSGLFLFEYALPLLVKTQKLGLVMVLGKKERFFSEKQQRQFFLITNHFAVAFENYCLFRMNERLAFTDPITEIFNYRFFFTSLKKEFSRSHRYNQPLSLIILDIDHFKHFNDQFGHQQGDLILKHLGKILNDRVRRQLDTAARYGGEEFVIIVPSTDKSGAVELAERIRQGIESYQFPSLKRKFKTHQVTVSLGITTFSGNNFQEPEEMISLADKALYVAKGSGRNRAVFMDTQS, translated from the coding sequence ATGAACAAAACAAACACGTTTGAAACCAATCAGGAACTATACGGTATGGCAGGCTTGTCCATTTCTGACGACGACAGGCTGCGGGAACTTAACGAGAAATTGAACCTGCTGTTCAAGATCGGCCAGAAAATAGGAGAATTCACCAATCTTTCCGAACTGTTCCAGAAGCTGCTGGATTCTGTCTGCGAGGTTCTCAATACCGAGTTCGGATCGATCATGCTCTGGAATTCCAAGCGCAGGTCCTTGAAAATCGTGGCTGCCAGGGGATTATCGGAGCGGGTGGTCGCGGATACCGAAATCCATGAGGGTGAAGGCATCGCCGGCATGGTCTTTGAAAAGAAAACCCCGCTCTGGGTGCCGAACATTCAGTCAGACCCCTATTTCCAGCAGTACATGAAATCAGGCCGGGAGAATCTGACCCAGTCATTCCTCTCGGCACCGATAATCTTCAAAGACGAAGCGCTTGGCGTGATCAACCTGAACAATAAGAAAAACGGGGATTTCGACCGTGAAGACTTGAATCTCCTGACTTTCCTGGCGAGCCAGCTGGCGATCGTAATCAAAAACACCTATATGCTTGAAGACAGCCGCAGCAAAGCCGCCGAAAATAAAGTTCTGTTCCGGCTCAGTGAAGCGCTGAACTCTTCGCTTGATTTTGAGAAGAACATCACTCGTTTCTTCAAGCTGCTGGCCAGAAACCTCAAGCTCGAAGAAGTTGGAATTGCTCTCTTCCATAAAGACAAGAAAAACTACAAGTTCGAGTTCGGTTACCGGATGAACTCCCAACTTTTCCAGATTTTCCTGAAAAGGATCTTCCTCTCTGACAGCCAGAATTATTTTTTCAATGTTGATGATCAGGCAGATAATAAAAAGTATCTGTATTTCCAGCCGCTGAAATACGAAGACGAAATCCTCGGAATTTTTGTCTTTACCAAATACTATCACGACAATTTCACAACCTTTTACGACCTGTCGTTCATCCGCGCACTGGCAAATCAGATTTCAGTAATCCTGAAAAAAGAGGAACTCACCAGAAAAGGCAAAGAAGATTCTTCTTATCTCAAACAGGTAAACGGCTTCATCAAGACCATCAGCCTCAATTCCTTCAATCTCAACACCATTGTCAGTGAAATGATCAAGATCCTGCACCGGCTCTATTCCGTCGAAGGCATTGGAATCTATCTCGGCCAGGAAGCTAATTCCATCTCCATTTACAGCAATACCGGCCAGCACGACCAGATCTCTCAGTTGATGCGGGATAAATATCTGTCCGCTAACTTTCCGAAGGACAGCTATGAAAATTCCGCCCTGCAGAGTTACGGCCCGGAAAACACGGTTCAAAAATCAGGACTTTTCCTTTTTGAATACGCCCTCCCTCTGCTGGTCAAAACCCAGAAACTCGGCCTGGTTATGGTTTTGGGAAAGAAAGAACGTTTCTTCAGTGAGAAGCAGCAGCGCCAGTTTTTCCTGATCACCAACCATTTTGCAGTGGCCTTTGAAAATTACTGCCTCTTCCGGATGAACGAAAGGCTGGCTTTTACCGACCCGATCACTGAGATTTTTAACTACCGCTTCTTCTTCACTTCCCTGAAAAAGGAGTTCTCCAGATCTCACAGATACAATCAGCCCCTGTCGCTGATCATACTCGATATTGATCATTTCAAGCACTTCAACGACCAGTTCGGGCATCAACAGGGCGACCTGATCCTCAAGCATCTGGGGAAAATTCTCAACGACAGGGTACGTCGTCAACTGGATACTGCCGCCAGATATGGTGGGGAAGAATTTGTAATCATCGTCCCCAGCACCGACAAATCAGGTGCTGTCGAACTGGCCGAACGCATCAGGCAGGGTATAGAGAGCTATCAGTTCCCGAGTCTGAAGCGGAAATTCAAGACTCATCAGGTCACAGTCAGTCTGGGGATCACAACTTTTTCGGGCAACAATTTCCAGGAACCTGAAGAAATGATTTCACTGGCTGACAAAGCCTTGTATGTTGCCAAGGGATCAGGCAGAAACCGCGCTGTTTTCATGGATACACAATCATGA
- a CDS encoding response regulator, with protein MNRKNILVVDDEPDILKLISVNLELEGFKVFTAKNGYEGIELVKTEKIDLVILDVMMPDINGYQICQYLKEDDKFKDIPVIILTAKVRKSDQFWSKKIGASLYLTKPFEPMYLVEKVREVLAAS; from the coding sequence GTGAATCGTAAAAATATACTCGTAGTGGATGATGAGCCTGACATACTCAAATTGATCAGCGTTAACCTCGAACTGGAAGGTTTCAAAGTTTTTACCGCTAAAAACGGCTATGAAGGAATCGAACTGGTGAAAACCGAAAAAATCGATCTGGTCATCCTGGATGTGATGATGCCTGACATCAACGGCTACCAGATCTGCCAGTATCTCAAAGAAGACGATAAATTCAAGGATATTCCGGTAATCATTCTTACCGCCAAGGTCAGGAAAAGCGACCAGTTCTGGAGCAAGAAGATCGGCGCAAGCCTGTATCTTACCAAACCTTTCGAACCCATGTATCTAGTGGAGAAGGTTCGCGAGGTCCTGGCGGCATCATGA